In one Halosolutus amylolyticus genomic region, the following are encoded:
- a CDS encoding RNase J family beta-CASP ribonuclease: MEIEIATIGGYEEVGRQMTAVRAGTDIVIFDMGLNLSKVLIHDNIRTEGMHSLDLIDMGAIPDDRVMNDLEGDVQAIVPTHGHLDHIGAISKLAHRYDAPIVGTPFTIELVSDEVEEEQKFDFDNDLVKMEAGETMTIGDHGCELEFVNVTHSIIQAINPVLHTPEGAIVYGLDKRIDHTPVIGDPIDMDRFREIGREGVLCYIEDCTNANKKGRTPSENVAREHLRDVLYSMEDYDGAILASTFSSHIARVKSLIEFARDIGRTPILLGRSMETYSGTAKRIGVDFPSDVEMVGYRRSIEQTLERIMNDGKENFLPVVTGHQGEPRALLTRMARGETAFELEPGDKVVYSARVIPEPTNEGQRYQAEKLLGMQGARVYSDIHVSGHLCQEGHYTMLDALQPENIIPAHQDLRGFSGYVDLASDRGYTLGRDLHPTSNGNIIQIN; encoded by the coding sequence ATGGAAATTGAAATTGCGACGATTGGCGGATACGAGGAAGTCGGCCGGCAGATGACTGCCGTCCGCGCCGGTACCGACATCGTGATCTTCGACATGGGGCTGAACCTGTCGAAGGTCCTCATTCACGATAACATCCGAACGGAAGGAATGCACAGTCTCGACCTGATCGACATGGGTGCGATTCCTGACGATCGAGTCATGAACGACCTCGAAGGTGACGTACAAGCGATCGTTCCGACGCACGGGCACCTGGATCACATCGGGGCGATCAGCAAACTCGCTCATCGATACGACGCACCAATCGTCGGGACACCGTTCACGATCGAGCTCGTGAGCGACGAGGTCGAGGAAGAGCAGAAGTTCGACTTCGACAACGATCTCGTCAAAATGGAGGCCGGCGAAACGATGACGATCGGTGACCACGGCTGTGAACTCGAATTCGTCAACGTCACCCACTCGATCATCCAGGCGATCAACCCGGTCCTGCACACGCCCGAGGGTGCGATCGTCTACGGACTGGACAAGCGGATTGACCACACCCCGGTCATTGGCGACCCGATCGATATGGATCGCTTCCGTGAGATCGGTCGGGAGGGCGTTCTCTGTTACATCGAGGACTGTACAAACGCGAACAAGAAAGGCAGGACTCCCAGCGAGAACGTCGCGCGAGAACACCTCCGAGACGTCCTCTACAGCATGGAGGACTACGACGGGGCAATCCTCGCGTCAACGTTCTCCAGCCATATTGCCCGGGTCAAATCGCTCATCGAATTTGCACGAGATATCGGACGGACGCCGATCTTGCTCGGACGATCGATGGAGACGTACTCGGGGACCGCGAAGCGGATCGGCGTCGATTTCCCATCGGACGTCGAGATGGTTGGCTACCGCCGCTCCATCGAACAGACCCTGGAACGGATCATGAACGACGGCAAAGAAAACTTCCTGCCGGTCGTCACGGGCCATCAGGGCGAACCGCGGGCACTCCTCACGCGAATGGCTCGTGGCGAAACCGCGTTCGAACTCGAACCCGGCGACAAGGTGGTCTACTCCGCACGCGTAATTCCCGAACCGACCAACGAGGGGCAACGCTATCAAGCGGAGAAATTGCTCGGCATGCAAGGGGCGCGCGTCTACTCCGACATTCACGTCTCGGGCCACCTCTGCCAGGAGGGACACTACACGATGCTCGATGCGCTTCAACCGGAGAACATCATCCCTGCACACCAGGACCTCCGCGGATTCTCGGGATACGTGGATCTCGCATCCGATCGAGGATACACACTTGGGCGGGATTTACACCCCACGTCGAACGGGAACATCATTCAAATAAACTGA